From Streptomyces sp. GSL17-111, one genomic window encodes:
- a CDS encoding aldo/keto reductase, translating to MTTAVLPRRRIGTSELEASALSLGSWHTFDRMDFADAVTMVRHALDQGVNLFDVGVYGMPGKPPVFTDVLWGAIMRAAAVPRDSYLASVKLWIEAFDGEGFAPQLKNAFLRTGLDHADLVILGDLRREDVTLEDLVGDLSALTEAGLIRAWGVNNWSAGNIHALRRIAAARGVPGPQIAQLKYSLARRAIPDGKPFAELFAAGLSMQSSDVLEGGILAGRTSPEREIGRDPGSVRDAIIATVPGITELAGELDTTPAQLAVAFTLTHPANATTLVGATRLEQVRQNIAALDLVDRVGAEHLRSLVEPFWVDRGIVDPEGP from the coding sequence GTGACCACCGCAGTACTCCCCCGGCGCCGTATCGGCACGAGCGAACTCGAAGCCTCCGCCCTGTCCCTGGGCTCCTGGCACACCTTCGACCGGATGGACTTCGCCGACGCCGTCACCATGGTCCGCCACGCCCTGGACCAGGGCGTCAACCTCTTCGACGTGGGCGTCTACGGCATGCCCGGAAAGCCCCCGGTCTTCACCGACGTGCTGTGGGGCGCCATCATGCGCGCCGCCGCCGTCCCCCGTGACTCCTACCTCGCCTCGGTGAAGCTGTGGATCGAGGCCTTCGACGGCGAGGGCTTCGCCCCCCAGCTGAAGAACGCGTTCCTGCGGACCGGGCTCGACCACGCCGACCTGGTGATCCTCGGAGACCTGCGGCGCGAGGACGTCACGCTGGAGGACCTGGTCGGCGACCTCAGCGCTCTCACCGAGGCCGGACTGATCCGCGCCTGGGGCGTGAACAACTGGTCGGCGGGGAACATCCACGCTCTGCGCCGCATCGCCGCCGCACGCGGCGTGCCCGGCCCGCAGATCGCGCAGCTGAAGTACAGCCTGGCGCGCCGGGCCATCCCCGACGGGAAGCCGTTCGCCGAACTGTTCGCCGCCGGGCTGAGCATGCAGTCCTCCGACGTCCTGGAGGGCGGCATCCTCGCCGGGCGCACCTCACCGGAGCGGGAGATCGGGCGCGACCCCGGGTCCGTGCGGGACGCCATCATCGCCACCGTGCCCGGCATCACCGAGCTCGCCGGTGAGCTGGACACGACGCCCGCGCAGCTCGCCGTCGCGTTCACGCTCACCCACCCCGCCAACGCCACGACGCTCGTCGGCGCGACCCGGCTGGAGCAGGTGCGGCAGAACATCGCCGCCCTGGACCTGGTCGACCGCGTCGGCGCCGAGCACCTCCGTTCCCTCGTCGAGCCGTTCTGGGTCGACCGGGGCATCGTCGACCCGGAAGGCCCCTGA
- a CDS encoding aldo/keto reductase yields MSTAQPIPRRRLGPGGPDVPVVSLGSWNTWDRMEFDDAVRLVARAAELGCAFFDVAHYNMGPHAENARTDLIFGRAVREAGLARADWRFCGKLWLWDYPATGFTRQMETSLERVGVESADMVVVGDYLDDIDVERVVTDVAEQIDAGRFTTWGVNNWRFADLRAAIDVARERGLVPPSFAQLKYGLVRRSMAEGRYYAPLFDSGELALQASDVFEGGVLVGNLRPGRKIGADVGGIRERIAASYGEVRRLAESFEATPAQLGIAFCLANPATANVLVGVSRQAQLEDNVGAIALLERVGAQVLREATAYLWLDRDVAADGTW; encoded by the coding sequence TTGAGCACTGCACAACCCATTCCCCGCCGCCGACTGGGGCCAGGCGGCCCCGACGTCCCGGTGGTGTCCCTCGGGTCCTGGAACACCTGGGACCGCATGGAGTTCGACGACGCGGTCAGGCTGGTGGCGCGGGCCGCCGAGCTCGGCTGCGCGTTCTTCGACGTCGCGCACTACAACATGGGCCCGCACGCCGAGAACGCCCGCACGGACCTGATCTTCGGGCGCGCGGTGCGGGAGGCCGGGCTCGCGCGCGCCGACTGGCGGTTCTGCGGCAAGCTCTGGCTCTGGGACTACCCCGCCACGGGTTTCACCCGGCAGATGGAGACGTCGCTGGAGCGCGTCGGCGTCGAGAGCGCCGACATGGTGGTCGTCGGCGACTACCTCGACGACATCGACGTCGAGCGGGTCGTCACCGACGTCGCCGAGCAGATCGACGCCGGGCGCTTCACCACCTGGGGCGTCAACAACTGGCGCTTCGCCGACCTGCGGGCGGCGATCGACGTCGCCCGGGAACGCGGGCTCGTGCCACCGTCGTTCGCCCAGCTCAAGTACGGGCTGGTCCGCCGGTCCATGGCGGAGGGGCGCTACTACGCGCCCCTGTTCGACTCCGGCGAGCTCGCCCTCCAGGCCTCCGACGTCTTCGAGGGCGGAGTCCTGGTGGGCAACCTCCGTCCGGGCCGCAAGATCGGCGCGGACGTCGGTGGCATCCGTGAACGCATCGCCGCGTCCTACGGCGAGGTGCGACGGCTGGCCGAGAGTTTCGAGGCGACGCCCGCCCAGCTGGGCATCGCCTTCTGCCTCGCCAACCCCGCCACCGCGAACGTCCTCGTCGGTGTGTCCCGGCAGGCCCAGCTCGAGGACAACGTCGGCGCGATCGCGCTGCTCGAACGGGTGGGGGCGCAAGTGCTGCGGGAGGCCACGGCCTATCTGTGGCTCGACCGCGACGTCGCCGCGGACGGCACCTGGTGA
- a CDS encoding zinc-binding dehydrogenase: protein MDIPSSTRAAVLTAHGSALELIDLPLPVRPEPGAALVRILCTTLCGTDIEIWSGKMSFPGMLPMVLGHEMVGEIVAVGDDTRDALGRDLAVGDRIGWSESTCGACHGCAVLREPVACSHRGYGFLQRSDAPPYATAGLSEYAYVVPHAAKLLLPEAVPDTWAAMAGCAAKTVLRAFSRVGGVRPGSRVVVQGSGALGLFATAVAHLSGAGKVITVGAPPARLALAREFGADATVDIAEGSEATVAGVRELTGGHGADLVLDFAGAPSVGREAVEMAAQRGRVVIVGSTGPGSEALALGTVMGKELSIVGSLNGDIADYHDAIAFFTSFPERMPWDRLFGPRVPLAEASARITAMSRHEEIKAVIDPRLT from the coding sequence ATGGACATCCCCTCCTCGACACGCGCGGCCGTCCTCACCGCACACGGGTCCGCGCTCGAGCTGATCGACCTACCGCTGCCGGTGCGGCCGGAACCGGGAGCCGCCCTCGTGCGCATCCTGTGCACCACGCTCTGCGGCACGGACATCGAGATCTGGTCGGGGAAGATGAGCTTCCCCGGCATGCTGCCGATGGTGCTCGGCCACGAGATGGTCGGCGAGATCGTCGCCGTCGGTGACGACACCAGGGACGCGCTCGGTCGCGACCTGGCCGTCGGCGACCGGATCGGCTGGTCGGAGTCGACCTGCGGCGCGTGCCACGGCTGCGCCGTCCTGCGGGAGCCGGTCGCCTGCTCCCACCGGGGCTACGGCTTCCTGCAACGGTCCGACGCCCCGCCCTACGCGACGGCGGGCCTGAGCGAGTACGCCTACGTGGTGCCGCACGCGGCCAAGCTCCTGCTCCCCGAGGCGGTTCCCGACACCTGGGCCGCGATGGCCGGGTGCGCGGCGAAGACCGTGCTGCGGGCCTTCTCCCGGGTCGGCGGCGTACGCCCCGGTTCCCGCGTCGTCGTCCAGGGTTCGGGCGCGCTCGGACTCTTCGCCACGGCGGTGGCCCATCTCAGCGGCGCGGGGAAGGTGATCACGGTCGGTGCGCCGCCCGCCCGCCTCGCCCTGGCGCGGGAGTTCGGCGCCGACGCGACGGTGGACATCGCCGAGGGCTCCGAGGCGACGGTGGCCGGGGTGCGGGAACTCACCGGCGGCCACGGCGCGGACCTGGTGCTCGACTTCGCGGGCGCCCCCTCCGTCGGCCGGGAGGCGGTGGAGATGGCGGCCCAGCGCGGCCGCGTCGTCATCGTGGGCAGCACCGGGCCCGGCTCCGAGGCCCTCGCCCTCGGCACGGTGATGGGCAAGGAGCTGAGCATCGTCGGTTCGCTCAACGGCGACATCGCCGACTACCACGACGCCATCGCGTTCTTCACCTCCTTCCCCGAACGCATGCCCTGGGACCGGCTCTTCGGTCCCCGCGTCCCTCTGGCGGAGGCCTCGGCCCGCATCACCGCGATGAGCCGGCACGAGGAGATCAAGGCCGTCATCGACCCCCGGCTCACCTGA
- a CDS encoding multidrug effflux MFS transporter produces the protein MSARRAAFVLGSMEVFGPLSMDLSMPLLPQLARDLDTSDSLAQASMSVCMLGLAFGQLVAGPLSDRLGRRRPLMWGVALFTVFSLLCAFAPSIEVLLVMRFLQGVTGSAGVVIALAAARDITSGIELARLLSLLALVGALAPVLAPVAGGQLAAVLDWRGLFVVLAAVGVLLLVVVCTLLPETLAPERRHAGGFAETGKRFGTVLRDRLFVCYLLVGACTGTAFFTYLASISFVLQDGYHLSPQAFSLVFAVNAVVAMLGALVNRGVVRRAGPARMYVVGTTATAVAAVGLLLTVLGGFGLAALLVVLALVLFCYGVITPNASSLALGGHGERAGTAAALLGMSTFAVGPLVAPLVALGGASGLTLSLTMAVAASVACLLVWGAVRPRLRRSATAPPADARQGAPH, from the coding sequence ATGAGCGCGCGCCGCGCCGCGTTCGTCCTGGGGTCGATGGAGGTGTTCGGACCGCTCTCGATGGACCTGTCCATGCCGCTGCTGCCCCAGCTCGCCCGGGATCTGGACACCAGCGACAGCCTCGCCCAGGCGTCGATGTCGGTGTGCATGCTCGGGCTCGCCTTCGGCCAGCTCGTGGCGGGGCCGCTCAGCGACCGGCTGGGCCGGCGGCGGCCGCTGATGTGGGGGGTCGCCCTCTTCACGGTGTTCTCGCTGCTGTGCGCGTTCGCCCCCTCCATCGAGGTCCTGCTCGTGATGCGGTTCCTGCAGGGTGTCACCGGGTCGGCGGGCGTCGTCATCGCCCTCGCCGCCGCCCGCGACATCACCTCGGGGATCGAGCTCGCGCGGCTGCTGAGCCTGCTCGCCCTCGTCGGGGCGCTGGCCCCGGTGCTGGCGCCGGTCGCGGGCGGGCAGCTCGCCGCGGTGCTGGACTGGCGTGGACTGTTCGTCGTCCTCGCCGCCGTGGGTGTCCTGCTGCTGGTCGTCGTCTGCACCCTGCTGCCGGAGACCCTCGCGCCGGAACGGCGGCACGCGGGCGGGTTCGCCGAGACCGGGAAACGTTTCGGCACCGTGCTGCGCGACCGGCTGTTCGTCTGCTACCTGCTGGTGGGAGCCTGCACGGGCACGGCGTTCTTCACCTACCTGGCGTCCATCAGCTTCGTGCTCCAGGACGGCTACCACCTCAGCCCGCAGGCGTTCAGCCTCGTCTTCGCGGTGAACGCGGTGGTCGCGATGCTCGGCGCGCTGGTCAACCGGGGTGTCGTGCGCCGGGCGGGCCCCGCGCGGATGTACGTCGTGGGCACGACCGCGACCGCCGTGGCCGCCGTGGGTCTGCTGCTCACGGTGCTCGGCGGGTTCGGCCTGGCCGCGCTGCTCGTCGTGCTGGCGCTGGTGCTGTTCTGCTACGGCGTGATCACGCCGAACGCCTCCTCGCTCGCGCTCGGCGGGCACGGGGAACGCGCCGGGACCGCGGCGGCCCTGCTCGGCATGTCGACCTTCGCCGTCGGCCCCCTCGTGGCCCCCCTCGTGGCGCTCGGCGGAGCGAGCGGCCTGACGCTGTCCCTGACCATGGCCGTCGCCGCCTCGGTCGCGTGCCTGCTGGTGTGGGGCGCCGTCCGGCCCCGGCTGCGCCGGTCGGCCACGGCACCCCCCGCCGACGCGCGCCAGGGCGCTCCGCACTGA
- a CDS encoding alpha/beta hydrolase, which translates to MTAQHNTADPAGRTSSGRGPLPVPYDPELEPGLAACRSLIERIPLRADTILANRAHFATLVPPVEAAIGTQPVVFEHLTVPGPAGAPDLELTVLRPRGGARDAPGVYGIHGGGMVLGNRFFGIGGLVEDVVRFGAVAVTVEYRLAPEHPAPAPAEDCYAGLVWFAENAASLGVDPARILVSGASAGGGLSAAVALMARDRGGPALAGQILDCPMIDDRNTTVSSHQYDGIGIWDRRTNDTGWDALLGPDRGTDAVSPYAAPSRARDLSGLPPAYVSVGAAEVFRDEAVDYATRIWATGGQAELQVWAGGYHGFSGFSPDTEVSRAAVAARESWMRRVLGATGRSG; encoded by the coding sequence GTGACCGCACAGCACAACACAGCCGACCCGGCCGGGCGGACGTCGTCCGGTCGCGGACCGCTGCCCGTCCCCTACGACCCGGAGCTCGAACCCGGCCTGGCGGCCTGCCGCAGCCTCATCGAACGCATCCCGCTGCGCGCGGACACGATCCTCGCCAACCGTGCGCACTTCGCCACGCTCGTGCCCCCCGTCGAGGCGGCGATCGGGACGCAACCGGTGGTGTTCGAGCACCTCACCGTGCCGGGACCGGCGGGCGCGCCGGACCTGGAGCTGACGGTCCTCCGACCGCGCGGAGGCGCCCGTGACGCGCCCGGCGTCTACGGCATCCACGGTGGCGGGATGGTGCTCGGCAACCGGTTCTTCGGCATCGGCGGACTGGTCGAGGACGTGGTGAGGTTCGGCGCCGTCGCCGTGACCGTCGAGTACCGCCTCGCCCCCGAGCACCCCGCCCCGGCCCCCGCCGAGGACTGCTACGCGGGACTGGTCTGGTTCGCCGAGAACGCCGCCTCGCTCGGCGTCGACCCCGCGCGCATCCTCGTCAGCGGCGCCAGCGCGGGCGGCGGCCTCAGTGCCGCCGTCGCGCTGATGGCCCGCGACCGCGGCGGTCCGGCGCTCGCCGGGCAGATCCTGGACTGCCCGATGATCGACGACCGCAACACCACCGTGTCGAGCCACCAGTACGACGGCATCGGCATCTGGGACCGCAGGACCAACGACACCGGCTGGGACGCGCTGCTGGGCCCGGACCGGGGCACCGACGCCGTCTCCCCCTACGCGGCGCCCTCCCGCGCCCGTGACCTGTCCGGCCTCCCGCCGGCCTACGTCTCCGTCGGCGCGGCCGAGGTGTTCCGCGACGAGGCCGTCGACTACGCCACCCGGATCTGGGCGACCGGCGGGCAGGCCGAACTGCAGGTGTGGGCCGGCGGCTACCACGGTTTCTCGGGGTTCTCCCCGGACACCGAGGTCTCCCGGGCCGCCGTGGCCGCACGGGAGTCGTGGATGCGGCGCGTCCTCGGCGCCACCGGCCGGTCCGGATGA
- a CDS encoding methyltransferase family protein encodes MTTSATPATPQTPDRIVDIAIGYMGAKQLFAAARTGVFRALAEGERDVTALAKATGVSEQMVRVLADAMNGLGLLERRDGRYGLAPDAAAYLGGDGDLDLHPFLAFLNEISYGHWLQFDATVDATKPGELEMNEERWKAFMAGVMRYNALHAAMLARAFDFGPYRDLLDLGGLSPEFALHALRANPALSARFVFDPASTDSLNQALDAAGLAGRATIEPAPTETARPGGEHDLVMVNHVIHRFTAEQNRAILAGARDAARTGATLLLLDFLLDDDDRQRSIDALHAGEYFVIDGTVVYPESEVTAWLEASGWRRREVIALPGSPRVVVAEAV; translated from the coding sequence ATGACCACATCCGCCACGCCGGCCACGCCCCAGACGCCCGACCGCATCGTCGACATCGCGATCGGCTACATGGGGGCCAAGCAGCTCTTCGCCGCCGCCCGCACCGGGGTCTTCCGCGCCCTCGCCGAGGGCGAGCGCGACGTGACCGCCCTGGCCAAGGCGACCGGCGTCAGCGAGCAGATGGTGCGCGTCCTGGCCGACGCCATGAACGGACTGGGGCTGCTGGAGCGCCGCGACGGGCGGTACGGGCTCGCCCCGGACGCCGCCGCCTACCTCGGTGGCGACGGCGACCTCGATCTGCACCCCTTCCTCGCCTTCCTCAACGAGATCAGCTACGGGCACTGGCTCCAGTTCGACGCCACCGTCGACGCGACGAAGCCCGGTGAGCTGGAGATGAACGAGGAGCGCTGGAAGGCCTTCATGGCCGGGGTCATGCGCTACAACGCGCTGCACGCCGCCATGCTCGCCCGGGCCTTCGACTTCGGCCCCTACCGGGACCTGCTCGACCTCGGCGGGCTCTCGCCGGAGTTCGCCCTCCACGCGCTGCGGGCCAACCCCGCCCTCTCGGCCCGTTTCGTCTTCGACCCGGCCTCCACGGACTCCCTGAACCAGGCGCTCGACGCGGCGGGGCTCGCCGGCCGCGCGACGATCGAGCCCGCGCCGACCGAGACGGCCCGGCCCGGTGGGGAGCACGACCTCGTCATGGTCAACCACGTCATCCACCGGTTCACCGCCGAGCAGAACCGCGCCATCCTCGCCGGCGCCCGGGACGCCGCCCGCACCGGCGCGACGCTGCTGCTGCTGGACTTCCTGCTGGACGACGACGACCGTCAGCGCTCCATCGACGCCCTGCACGCCGGTGAGTACTTCGTCATCGACGGCACGGTCGTCTACCCGGAGTCCGAGGTCACGGCGTGGCTGGAGGCGTCCGGATGGCGCCGGCGCGAGGTGATCGCGCTGCCGGGAAGTCCCCGCGTCGTCGTGGCGGAGGCCGTCTGA
- a CDS encoding amidohydrolase — MRTADGVTPSASADLILRGGVVHTMAPDGGKPGATAIALRDGLVVRVGDDREVLALADASTEVVELAGRAVLPGINDAHLHATWLGALWPHTLFGELGGAGPAPLRPLTDDAQRRHAILRAGELLSSLGITSYTEPGLGPGEDHGETGAFGTSVAAQYRALAAEGLLRSRVTVLWLYGELDGPSELGGFLTGMAATDGATSDPRWLRFAGVKIFADGIPPMRSAYTHHCYADGGRSALLVAGDDDADREANLTRMILAAHRADRQVGVHATGDRSVQVALDAFEAARAEHDVDLGHYIIHGDLVTGSQLRRMAALGVGLDMQPEIALLTRGMVDEALGPGSAAAAWPLGAALDAEVPLCLTSDAPVLSPDWRRQIAAADAWMGPASDPGRRMARLLRCYTVEPARQDHAASWKGTLAPGMAADLCVLEADPFGVTPAELPDVGVELTVVDGRVVYEHRARVEASKAV, encoded by the coding sequence GTGCGCACAGCCGACGGCGTCACCCCATCTGCATCGGCCGACCTGATCCTGCGGGGCGGCGTCGTCCACACCATGGCCCCGGACGGCGGGAAACCGGGCGCCACCGCCATCGCGCTGCGTGACGGGCTCGTCGTGCGCGTCGGTGACGACCGGGAGGTGCTCGCGCTCGCCGACGCCTCGACCGAGGTCGTCGAACTCGCCGGGCGCGCGGTCCTGCCGGGCATCAACGACGCCCATCTGCACGCCACGTGGCTCGGCGCCCTCTGGCCGCACACGCTCTTCGGTGAGCTCGGTGGCGCCGGCCCCGCGCCGCTGCGTCCCCTGACCGACGACGCGCAGCGGCGGCACGCGATCCTGCGCGCCGGTGAGCTGCTCTCCTCCCTCGGCATCACCAGTTACACCGAGCCCGGCCTCGGCCCGGGCGAGGACCACGGGGAGACCGGGGCGTTCGGCACCTCCGTCGCGGCGCAGTACCGCGCCCTGGCGGCCGAGGGTCTGCTGCGCTCCAGGGTCACGGTGCTGTGGCTCTACGGCGAACTCGACGGCCCGAGCGAGTTGGGCGGCTTCCTGACCGGCATGGCCGCCACCGACGGCGCGACGAGCGACCCGCGGTGGCTGCGTTTCGCCGGGGTCAAGATATTCGCCGACGGCATACCGCCGATGCGGTCCGCGTACACGCACCACTGCTACGCCGACGGCGGCCGCTCCGCCCTCCTGGTGGCCGGTGACGACGACGCCGACCGCGAGGCGAACCTGACGCGCATGATCCTCGCCGCGCACCGTGCGGACCGGCAGGTGGGGGTGCACGCCACCGGTGACCGGTCCGTCCAGGTCGCCCTCGACGCCTTCGAGGCGGCCCGGGCCGAGCACGACGTGGACCTCGGCCACTACATCATCCACGGCGACCTGGTCACCGGATCCCAGCTGCGCCGTATGGCCGCGCTCGGCGTGGGGCTGGACATGCAGCCGGAGATCGCGCTGCTGACCCGGGGGATGGTGGACGAGGCTCTCGGCCCCGGCTCGGCGGCGGCCGCGTGGCCGCTGGGGGCGGCGCTCGACGCGGAGGTCCCCCTGTGCCTGACCTCCGACGCGCCCGTGCTCTCCCCGGACTGGCGGCGCCAGATCGCCGCCGCCGACGCGTGGATGGGGCCCGCGTCCGACCCCGGGCGACGGATGGCCCGGCTGCTGCGCTGCTACACCGTGGAGCCCGCCCGGCAGGACCACGCCGCGTCGTGGAAGGGGACGCTCGCCCCGGGGATGGCCGCCGACCTGTGCGTCCTGGAGGCCGATCCGTTCGGCGTGACCCCCGCCGAACTGCCCGACGTCGGCGTCGAACTGACCGTGGTGGACGGGAGGGTCGTCTACGAGCACCGGGCGCGGGTCGAGGCGTCGAAGGCCGTGTGA
- a CDS encoding SDR family NAD(P)-dependent oxidoreductase → MQEARTVLVTGGAGGIGRAVAAAFAAAGDTVVIADRDAQRVRETAEALGVAGQVLDITDEPSIARGLDAVEQELGPVGVLVNNAGLLTVHGALLDLSGADLETVLHTNVVGTFLMTQHVARRMVGHGAAGVIVNVSSIGGRQPTPGMGGYESSKAAVDALTRWAAIELAEHGIRVNAVAPGPVLTEMLAVGMPEGSPQRRAWEDRIPLRRLASVDDVAAAAVFLAGPGAGHVTGTSLPVDGGQLLT, encoded by the coding sequence ATGCAGGAAGCACGCACCGTGCTCGTCACCGGTGGAGCGGGCGGGATCGGCCGCGCCGTGGCCGCGGCCTTCGCGGCCGCGGGCGACACCGTGGTGATCGCGGACCGGGACGCACAGCGCGTCCGGGAGACGGCCGAGGCCCTGGGCGTCGCGGGACAGGTTCTCGACATCACGGACGAGCCCTCCATCGCCCGCGGGCTCGACGCGGTGGAGCAGGAGCTCGGGCCGGTCGGGGTGCTCGTGAACAACGCGGGACTGCTCACGGTCCACGGCGCGCTCCTGGACCTGTCCGGCGCCGATCTGGAGACCGTGCTGCACACCAATGTCGTGGGCACGTTCCTGATGACCCAGCACGTCGCGCGCCGGATGGTCGGTCACGGCGCGGCCGGGGTGATCGTCAACGTCTCCTCGATCGGCGGTCGGCAGCCGACGCCGGGCATGGGCGGCTACGAGAGCAGCAAGGCGGCCGTGGACGCGCTCACCCGGTGGGCCGCGATCGAGCTGGCCGAGCACGGCATCCGCGTCAACGCCGTGGCGCCCGGCCCCGTGTTGACCGAGATGCTGGCCGTCGGCATGCCCGAGGGCTCGCCGCAGCGTCGGGCCTGGGAGGACCGCATCCCCCTGCGCCGCCTCGCCTCGGTGGACGACGTCGCGGCGGCGGCCGTCTTCCTCGCCGGCCCGGGGGCCGGGCACGTCACCGGAACGAGCCTGCCGGTGGACGGCGGTCAGCTGCTCACCTGA
- a CDS encoding ABC transporter substrate-binding protein has product MAACTNTTAPSDGGTGSDDDIKIGTLLDVTSWDPAQADIGFDGPYLSAVYDPLVSLNEDSDPVPGLAMSWKYSADRLKLTMELREDVTFSDGEVFDAAAAVQNLEHLKAGVRSGATYANVERFEEVDEDTIALHLKQKDEALLYYMGLGRSWIASPAAIKAETLATQPVGSGPYTYESNTSTPGSEYVFTKRPEHWDDQTYPFGTLHVLPIADPTASFNAMLSGQLDVAYANATDIPRAKERGWNVAADVATWVGIQFTDRTGERLKPLGDVRVRRAVNHAFDGAAMLESVGQGAGSATNQVFPAGGPVHDPSLDDRYAHDMDKAKELMADAGYADGFEVTMPMSSIFQPWQPSVEQTLGELGIKVTWKDLSPADYQKNAATYPMFVAVLALDSNPAASMDGRIVSEQWFNPNPSTQEFPEVQKLIDEALDVTGEEQLPLIRELNEEITEQAWQSVWYQADNTYFSVEDITVTPITGMMFPTLRFIQRG; this is encoded by the coding sequence ATGGCCGCGTGTACCAACACGACTGCCCCCTCCGACGGTGGCACCGGCTCCGACGACGATATCAAGATCGGTACCCTGCTCGACGTCACGTCCTGGGACCCGGCGCAGGCCGACATCGGTTTCGACGGTCCCTACCTGTCGGCCGTCTACGACCCGCTGGTCTCCCTGAACGAGGACTCCGACCCCGTTCCCGGGCTCGCCATGTCGTGGAAGTACTCGGCGGACCGCCTGAAGCTCACCATGGAGCTGCGCGAGGACGTCACGTTCAGCGACGGCGAGGTCTTCGACGCGGCCGCCGCCGTGCAGAACCTCGAACACCTCAAGGCCGGTGTCCGCTCCGGCGCCACCTACGCCAACGTCGAGCGGTTCGAGGAGGTGGACGAGGACACCATCGCGCTGCACCTGAAGCAGAAGGACGAGGCCCTGCTGTACTACATGGGGCTGGGCCGCAGCTGGATCGCCTCCCCCGCCGCGATCAAGGCCGAGACGCTGGCCACCCAGCCCGTCGGCTCCGGTCCCTACACCTACGAGTCGAACACCTCCACACCCGGTTCCGAGTACGTCTTCACCAAGCGGCCCGAGCACTGGGACGACCAGACCTACCCGTTCGGCACCCTGCACGTCCTGCCCATCGCGGACCCGACGGCGAGCTTCAACGCCATGCTCTCCGGCCAGCTCGACGTCGCCTACGCCAACGCCACCGACATCCCCCGTGCCAAGGAGCGCGGGTGGAACGTCGCGGCCGACGTCGCCACCTGGGTGGGCATCCAGTTCACCGACCGCACCGGCGAGCGGCTCAAGCCGCTCGGTGACGTCCGGGTGCGCCGGGCCGTCAACCACGCCTTCGACGGCGCGGCCATGCTGGAGTCCGTCGGCCAGGGCGCCGGCTCCGCGACCAACCAGGTCTTCCCCGCCGGCGGACCCGTGCACGACCCCTCACTCGACGACCGGTACGCGCACGACATGGACAAGGCCAAGGAACTCATGGCCGACGCCGGCTACGCGGACGGCTTCGAGGTGACGATGCCGATGTCGTCGATCTTCCAGCCGTGGCAGCCGTCCGTCGAGCAGACCCTGGGCGAGCTCGGCATCAAGGTCACCTGGAAGGACCTGTCCCCGGCCGACTACCAGAAGAACGCCGCCACCTACCCGATGTTCGTGGCCGTGCTGGCCCTGGACTCCAACCCCGCGGCCTCGATGGACGGCCGGATCGTCTCGGAGCAGTGGTTCAACCCGAACCCCTCGACGCAGGAGTTCCCCGAGGTCCAGAAGCTCATCGACGAGGCGCTCGACGTGACCGGGGAGGAGCAGCTGCCCCTGATCCGCGAGCTCAACGAAGAGATCACCGAACAGGCCTGGCAGAGCGTCTGGTACCAGGCCGACAACACCTACTTCAGCGTTGAGGACATCACGGTGACGCCCATCACCGGAATGATGTTCCCGACCCTCCGATTCATCCAGCGCGGCTAG